The sequence AAGCTACCTTGTGAAAGTGCTCGTCGATGAGGAGAGCCGCCGTATCGTCGCCACCACGCGCATCGCCCGCCACATCGACAGGACGCCCGCCGTTTACGAGGCCGGAGAAGAGGTCGGTCTGACGGTTTATGGGAAGACCCCGATGGGCTACAAGGCGATCATCAACGGTGCCCACACCGGACTGATCTTCGCCAACGAGGTGTTCCAGGAGCTCGCCCTCGGTGAGAAGCTGAAGGGCTGGATCGCCGCCGTCCGTGGTGATGGTAAAATCGACATCTCGCTCCAGCCGCCCGGGCGTGGTCGCGTGGATGACCTGGAGAAACAGATCATGGGCGAGCTCATCGCCCGCGGCGGTTTCTGGGCGCTCACCGATAAAAGCCCCGCGCACGAAATCTACGAGGAACTGGGTGTTTCCAAGCGCACTTTCAAGCAGACGCTCGGAGCGTTGCTGCGAAAGCGCCTCGTCA comes from Akkermansiaceae bacterium and encodes:
- a CDS encoding GntR family transcriptional regulator, coding for MINIGQRASLRIIREQPFGLFLDAENLGEILLPRREMPKEWAIGGQVDVFIYLDSEDRLVATLKKPRVIPGEFAKLTCIAVTPVGAFLDWGLPKDLLVPFREQKTRMEVGKSYLVKVLVDEESRRIVATTRIARHIDRTPAVYEAGEEVGLTVYGKTPMGYKAIINGAHTGLIFANEVFQELALGEKLKGWIAAVRGDGKIDISLQPPGRGRVDDLEKQIMGELIARGGFWALTDKSPAHEIYEELGVSKRTFKQTLGALLRKRLVTQTETGIRLN